Proteins encoded by one window of Cystobacter ferrugineus:
- a CDS encoding MXAN_6577-like cysteine-rich protein: MTPMRCGGMVLAVLLSLVLAGCPDEGPLCAEGLSACGDACVDLSSSSSQCGACGVACSATQQCVEGACQCRAGAVLCGGECVVTASDPAHCGGCAGAGGVACGPEQVCEQGECKAACTLASSSLCGRSCVDVRTDAFHCGACGSVCADARSCHQGLCTDDVVAACFNTGQVVGIQAGADVRGPAVRVGTSPVSLALMQDVLLVVDVSSRLLQARLSDYGELPARTQTGQVPNQVLVREPFVYVLNSTSNTLQVLRRDGEPAPGPGPRFPTGISLTNVGSVNFGANTNPYAFTLEGTDAYVSLLGNLQGDASAGGRVVRVSVAEPTAPAITDTFVLPSGEALSPFPGRTTLPAPAGITSLQGRVYAALGNLDARSYSAGGPGFLARIDPGTRAVELLALGEACLNPFWVLPVGERLLVSCGGAATYDVDFNLTDVRGTGLVLLGADGRVLDSLALGCPEATSCPLPSAGRFALVGPRAYVGDNNAGRVFVIEVVGDTLVERKELAICPRSSGPSLVSDVIALP, translated from the coding sequence CGTGCGTGGATCTCTCCAGCTCCTCGTCCCAGTGTGGGGCGTGCGGGGTGGCCTGTTCCGCCACGCAGCAGTGTGTCGAGGGGGCCTGTCAGTGCCGCGCGGGGGCGGTGCTGTGCGGAGGGGAGTGTGTCGTGACGGCGTCGGACCCGGCGCACTGTGGTGGGTGCGCGGGTGCGGGCGGCGTGGCGTGTGGCCCCGAGCAGGTGTGCGAGCAGGGCGAGTGCAAGGCCGCGTGCACCCTGGCGTCCTCCTCGCTCTGCGGGCGCTCGTGCGTGGACGTGCGGACGGATGCCTTCCATTGCGGCGCCTGCGGGAGCGTGTGCGCGGACGCGCGGAGCTGCCACCAGGGCCTGTGCACGGATGACGTCGTCGCCGCGTGTTTCAACACCGGGCAGGTGGTGGGCATCCAGGCGGGAGCGGACGTGCGGGGGCCCGCGGTGCGGGTGGGCACGAGCCCCGTGTCCCTCGCGCTCATGCAGGACGTGCTGCTCGTGGTGGATGTCTCCTCGCGGCTGCTCCAGGCGCGGCTCTCCGATTACGGCGAGCTGCCCGCGCGCACCCAGACCGGACAGGTCCCCAATCAGGTGCTCGTGCGCGAGCCCTTCGTCTACGTCCTCAACTCCACGAGCAACACGTTGCAGGTGCTGCGGCGCGACGGCGAGCCCGCTCCGGGTCCGGGTCCCCGCTTCCCCACGGGCATTTCCCTCACCAACGTGGGCAGTGTGAACTTCGGCGCCAACACCAACCCGTATGCCTTCACCCTGGAGGGCACGGACGCGTATGTCTCGCTCCTCGGCAACCTCCAGGGGGACGCGTCCGCGGGGGGCCGGGTGGTGCGCGTCTCGGTGGCGGAGCCCACCGCGCCCGCCATCACGGACACCTTCGTGCTGCCCTCGGGCGAGGCCCTGAGTCCCTTTCCTGGCCGCACCACGCTCCCCGCGCCCGCGGGCATCACCTCGCTCCAGGGCCGGGTGTACGCCGCGCTGGGCAACCTGGATGCGCGCAGCTACTCCGCCGGAGGCCCCGGGTTCCTCGCCCGGATCGACCCCGGCACTCGCGCGGTGGAGCTGCTCGCGTTGGGCGAGGCATGTCTCAATCCCTTCTGGGTTCTTCCCGTGGGCGAGCGGTTGCTCGTGAGCTGTGGCGGCGCCGCCACCTATGACGTCGACTTCAACCTCACCGACGTCCGGGGCACGGGCCTGGTGCTGCTCGGCGCGGATGGCCGCGTGTTGGACTCGCTCGCGCTGGGCTGTCCGGAAGCGACGTCGTGTCCGCTGCCCTCGGCGGGACGCTTCGCCCTGGTGGGCCCGCGGGCCTACGTGGGCGACAACAACGCGGGCCGCGTCTTCGTCATCGAGGTCGTGGGGGACACGCTCGTGGAGCGCAAGGAATTGGCCATCTGTCCTCGAAGCTCGGGCCCCTCGCTCGTCAGTGATGTCATCGCGCTGCCGTGA